One Brevibacterium spongiae DNA segment encodes these proteins:
- the istA gene encoding IS21 family transposase, with amino-acid sequence MSRVEQFENIRRDHRDHEMSIRQLAQKYKVHRRTVRQALADAVPPRRKTPERVAPVLGEHVATVRAWLVADKEVPRKQRHTARRVWQRLVEEEGVEVAESSVRTLVAKLRRDIFDQSLEVKVPQTHAPAAEAEVDFGEFYALIGGVWLKLWMFILRLSHSGKAVHIAYANQAQESFLDGHVKAFDRLGGVPTGMIRYDNLTPAVVRVLLGREREENPRFVALRSHYGFDSFFCQPGIKGAHEKGGVEGEVGRFRRRHLVPVPEFASLAELNAFMVAADAGDDDRKITGRVETVGAAAARELPGLRGLPDEVFDAAQTLSCRVDARARVCVRQSYYSVPARLAGRRLQVRLGATTVTVIAESGVVAVHTRSLHKYTEDLVLDHYLEVLIRKPGAFAGATALAAARKSGMFTNAHQRFWDAARGQLGDTAGTRALIGVLLLHRSLPNGDIVTALTTATGLGCFDADVVAVEARRAGQAMTAPPAVVVPAHVGPVGERPVPGLGAYDELVSVVGA; translated from the coding sequence ATGTCGAGAGTGGAGCAATTCGAGAATATCCGACGAGACCACAGAGACCATGAGATGTCGATTCGACAGTTAGCCCAAAAGTACAAGGTCCACCGCAGGACGGTACGTCAGGCGTTGGCGGATGCGGTACCACCGCGGCGGAAGACTCCGGAGAGGGTAGCACCAGTCCTCGGTGAGCACGTTGCCACCGTCCGGGCTTGGTTAGTTGCTGACAAAGAGGTCCCTCGGAAGCAGCGTCATACCGCCCGGCGGGTCTGGCAGCGCCTCGTCGAGGAGGAAGGAGTCGAGGTTGCGGAGTCGAGTGTGCGAACCCTGGTCGCGAAGCTGCGCCGGGACATTTTCGATCAGTCGTTGGAGGTCAAGGTTCCTCAAACCCATGCCCCGGCGGCTGAAGCCGAGGTCGACTTCGGGGAGTTCTACGCCCTCATCGGTGGGGTGTGGTTGAAGCTGTGGATGTTCATTCTGCGCCTATCGCATTCGGGTAAAGCCGTGCACATTGCTTACGCCAACCAGGCTCAGGAGTCGTTTCTCGACGGTCATGTGAAGGCCTTCGACCGGCTCGGTGGAGTCCCGACGGGCATGATCCGGTATGACAACCTGACTCCGGCGGTGGTGCGGGTGCTGCTGGGTCGGGAACGGGAGGAGAATCCCCGGTTTGTCGCCCTGAGGTCGCATTACGGGTTCGATAGCTTCTTCTGCCAGCCCGGGATCAAGGGTGCTCATGAGAAGGGTGGCGTCGAGGGGGAGGTCGGTCGGTTCCGGCGCCGTCATCTGGTGCCGGTGCCCGAGTTCGCCTCCTTAGCCGAGCTCAACGCTTTCATGGTCGCTGCCGATGCTGGTGATGACGACCGAAAGATCACCGGCCGGGTCGAGACGGTCGGGGCCGCGGCGGCCCGGGAGCTGCCTGGCCTGCGGGGTTTGCCCGATGAGGTCTTCGATGCCGCGCAGACCCTGTCGTGTCGGGTCGATGCGAGAGCCAGAGTGTGCGTACGTCAGTCCTATTACTCGGTGCCGGCCCGGTTGGCTGGCAGACGCCTCCAGGTGCGTTTGGGGGCCACGACGGTGACCGTGATCGCTGAGTCGGGGGTGGTCGCTGTCCATACCCGGTCGCTGCATAAGTACACCGAAGATTTGGTCCTCGATCACTACCTGGAAGTCCTCATACGCAAGCCCGGAGCATTCGCCGGGGCCACCGCGCTGGCGGCTGCCCGGAAGTCCGGGATGTTCACGAACGCTCATCAACGGTTCTGGGATGCTGCGCGTGGGCAACTCGGCGACACGGCCGGGACCCGGGCGCTCATCGGTGTGCTGCTACTGCACCGCAGCCTGCCCAACGGTGACATTGTCACCGCATTGACAACCGCGACCGGGTTGGGATGCTTCGATGCTGATGTGGTCGCGGTCGAGGCCCGCCGGGCCGGTCAGGCGATGACTGCGCCACCGGCGGTGGTCGTCCCGGCCCACGTCGGACCAGTCGGGGAGAGGCCGGTGCCGGGCCTGGGCGCCTATGACGAACTGGTCTCGGTGGTGGGAGCATGA
- a CDS encoding GNAT family N-acetyltransferase, with protein MWPVILTDRQSDIVLRPLRRRDEDAWREVRRFNRDWLRPWDATLPAPGQELPGFRTMVRMQDKQAKRGQTVPFAIEVGGDFRGQITVSGLTWGSILSGQIGYWIDSRVAGRGITPIAVAMAADHCFFALGLHRIEINIRPENAASLRVAAKLGLRDEGVRERYMHIDGQWCDHRTFALLAEEVPHGLLAAYRHGTGGTAAQ; from the coding sequence GTGTGGCCTGTCATCCTGACTGACCGTCAGTCCGATATCGTGCTGCGTCCCCTCCGCCGTCGCGATGAGGACGCCTGGCGGGAGGTCCGCCGATTCAACCGCGATTGGCTGCGCCCCTGGGACGCGACTCTGCCCGCACCCGGTCAAGAGCTGCCGGGATTTCGCACCATGGTCCGGATGCAGGACAAACAGGCCAAACGCGGACAGACCGTGCCCTTCGCCATCGAGGTCGGCGGCGACTTCCGCGGCCAGATCACCGTCTCCGGCCTGACCTGGGGATCGATCCTGTCCGGTCAGATCGGCTACTGGATCGATTCGCGCGTGGCCGGTCGCGGCATCACCCCGATCGCCGTGGCGATGGCCGCAGACCACTGCTTCTTCGCCCTCGGCCTCCACCGCATCGAGATCAACATCCGCCCGGAGAACGCAGCGAGCCTGCGCGTGGCGGCCAAGCTCGGCCTCCGCGACGAAGGGGTGCGCGAACGCTATATGCACATCGACGGGCAGTGGTGCGATCACCGCACCTTCGCCCTCCTCGCCGAGGAGGTCCCGCACGGCCTGCTCGCCGCCTACCGGCACGGCACCGGCGGAACCGCAGCGCAGTGA
- the galU gene encoding UTP--glucose-1-phosphate uridylyltransferase GalU, which produces MSDEAQHTVRKAVIPVAGLGTRFLPATKATPKEMLPVVDKPAIQYVVEEAVDAGLQDVLMITGRNKRPLEDHFDRVDGLEDALAKKGDEKKLAAVRHPSELADIHYVRQGDPKGLGHAVLKGRQHVGNEPFAVLLGDDLIDERSPILPKMIEVAEKTGGSVVALMEVPREAIHLYGCAAVEPTSDGDVVKVTDLVEKPATEEAPSNLAIIGRYVLAPEIFDVLETTEPGRGNEIQLTDALQELAGDADGHGVYGVVFKGARYDTGDKLDYLKAVVQIACDRDDLGDDLKGWLREFVPTLD; this is translated from the coding sequence ATGAGTGATGAAGCGCAGCACACCGTTCGCAAGGCCGTGATCCCCGTCGCCGGCCTCGGAACTCGGTTCCTCCCCGCCACGAAGGCCACCCCGAAGGAAATGCTCCCCGTCGTCGACAAACCGGCGATCCAGTACGTCGTCGAAGAAGCCGTCGACGCCGGGCTGCAGGATGTCCTCATGATCACCGGTCGGAACAAGCGACCGCTCGAGGACCATTTCGACCGGGTCGACGGACTCGAAGACGCGCTGGCGAAGAAGGGCGATGAGAAGAAGCTCGCCGCCGTGCGCCATCCGTCCGAGCTCGCTGACATCCACTATGTGCGCCAGGGGGATCCGAAGGGACTCGGCCATGCCGTGCTCAAGGGCCGCCAGCACGTCGGCAACGAACCCTTCGCCGTGCTCCTCGGCGATGACCTCATCGACGAGCGCAGCCCGATCCTGCCGAAGATGATCGAGGTTGCGGAGAAGACCGGTGGCAGCGTCGTCGCTCTCATGGAGGTTCCGCGCGAGGCCATCCACCTCTACGGCTGCGCCGCCGTCGAACCCACCTCCGATGGTGACGTCGTCAAGGTCACCGACCTGGTGGAGAAGCCCGCCACCGAGGAGGCCCCCTCGAATCTCGCGATCATCGGCCGTTACGTGCTGGCCCCGGAGATCTTCGACGTCCTCGAGACGACCGAACCGGGACGCGGCAACGAAATCCAGCTCACCGATGCCCTCCAGGAACTCGCCGGAGATGCGGATGGCCACGGTGTCTACGGAGTCGTGTTCAAGGGGGCCCGCTACGACACCGGCGACAAGCTCGACTACCTCAAGGCCGTCGTGCAGATCGCGTGCGACCGTGACGACCTCGGCGATGATCTCAAGGGCTGGCTGCGCGAGTTCGTGCCGACCCTGGACTGA
- a CDS encoding 5-formyltetrahydrofolate cyclo-ligase — translation MEPQSSKAQLRSRVRTARANRARVSPVNPAHAAGADPTGTEADPSHKVGADPSRTEEDPSYTAGADPSRTEAVPGVGASVADTTWEVIRAADARVVLGYAALPGEPDLDPALDRFLAAGGTVYLPVVTKVGEPLAFGEVTGSMASLEPQGKWGIREPADGVELLTAAQLLSPEVGLDLLFIPALGFGADGARLGNGGGFYDRTFGPHGVAPLDHGGGVLGVCFTEELGLSGLTAEEWDLRIPSAITEDGVHTFTGEQRP, via the coding sequence GTGGAACCACAATCTTCGAAGGCGCAGCTGCGGTCGCGTGTCCGCACAGCCCGCGCGAATCGTGCCCGCGTCTCCCCCGTGAACCCTGCCCACGCCGCCGGCGCAGACCCCACCGGCACCGAGGCGGACCCTTCCCACAAGGTCGGTGCAGATCCGTCCCGCACCGAGGAGGACCCTTCCTACACGGCCGGTGCAGATCCGTCCCGCACCGAGGCGGTCCCGGGCGTGGGCGCGTCCGTGGCGGACACGACGTGGGAAGTCATCCGCGCCGCGGACGCCCGTGTCGTGCTCGGTTATGCGGCATTGCCGGGTGAGCCCGACCTCGACCCGGCACTCGACCGTTTCCTCGCAGCCGGTGGGACCGTCTACCTGCCTGTGGTGACGAAGGTCGGTGAGCCCCTGGCCTTCGGCGAGGTCACCGGATCGATGGCGAGCCTCGAACCGCAGGGGAAGTGGGGCATCCGCGAACCTGCCGACGGGGTCGAACTGCTCACTGCCGCGCAGCTGCTGTCCCCCGAGGTGGGCCTTGACCTCCTGTTCATTCCCGCGTTGGGCTTCGGCGCTGACGGAGCACGGTTGGGCAACGGCGGAGGCTTCTATGACCGGACGTTCGGCCCGCACGGCGTGGCGCCCCTCGACCACGGCGGCGGTGTCCTCGGGGTGTGCTTCACCGAGGAGCTCGGCCTGTCCGGGCTGACCGCGGAGGAATGGGATCTGCGCATCCCCTCGGCCATCACCGAGGATGGCGTCCACACGTTCACTGGCGAGCAGCGACCTTAG
- the istB gene encoding IS21-like element helper ATPase IstB, translated as MNAKTIPASTPAVTALGDQAAEAAIATACRTLFMPTIRDQASPMAEAAARERLSHKAYLAEVLAAECDDRDARRRIRRIKEAKFPRTKHLSDFDTAAIEDLPPARLATLATGAWIDAGEPLVLLGDSGTGKTHLLIGLGTAAAEQGRRVRYVTTAALVNELTEAADAKQLSRVVGRYARLDLLCLDELGYVSLDSRGAELLFQIITEREERASIATASNASFSEWGQTFTDPRLAAAVVDRLTFNAHIINTGTSSYRLRTTRARSEEATLQEGDQP; from the coding sequence ATGAACGCGAAAACCATCCCGGCATCGACGCCGGCAGTGACTGCTCTGGGTGATCAGGCGGCTGAGGCCGCGATCGCCACGGCTTGTCGGACCCTGTTCATGCCCACGATCCGTGACCAGGCCTCACCGATGGCCGAGGCAGCAGCCCGAGAACGGCTCTCGCACAAGGCCTACCTGGCTGAGGTGTTGGCCGCGGAGTGTGATGATCGTGATGCCCGCCGTCGGATCCGGCGGATCAAGGAAGCGAAGTTTCCTCGCACCAAGCACCTGTCCGACTTCGATACCGCCGCCATCGAGGATTTGCCGCCGGCCCGGTTGGCGACTCTGGCCACCGGAGCGTGGATCGATGCCGGTGAGCCGTTGGTGCTACTCGGTGATTCCGGGACAGGGAAGACGCATCTGCTGATCGGTCTGGGGACCGCCGCGGCCGAGCAGGGCCGCAGAGTCCGCTACGTCACGACGGCGGCCCTGGTCAACGAGCTCACCGAGGCCGCCGATGCCAAGCAGCTCTCCCGGGTAGTGGGCCGCTATGCTCGCCTGGACCTGCTGTGCCTGGATGAGTTGGGGTATGTCAGCCTCGATTCTCGTGGAGCTGAGTTACTCTTCCAGATCATCACCGAACGTGAGGAACGAGCCTCGATTGCGACAGCCTCGAACGCCTCGTTCAGCGAGTGGGGGCAGACATTCACCGACCCGCGGCTGGCCGCGGCCGTTGTCGATCGGTTGACGTTTAACGCCCACATCATCAACACCGGCACCAGCTCTTACCGGCTGCGCACCACCCGGGCCAGGAGCGAAGAGGCCACTTTGCAGGAAGGAGATCAACCATGA
- a CDS encoding SAF domain-containing protein, with amino-acid sequence MSILQRIRSASTSWARSARLRPQRVFAALCLACACALIVWMFTPDEAGTAVVVARSDLAPGAELTAQDLTLTDFPPDLVPDKAFTSVDEAEGRHTSAGLSKGSPLTETMVLDQQALPKGGKDLLMPIRLADDASAALLQPGQQIRLFSSLPDGGSEVVVEKVTIARLVDKPDGIAAESGQLVSVILTAEDAGRVAEFAGLPISFAILPR; translated from the coding sequence ATGAGCATTCTGCAGCGCATCCGCAGCGCGTCGACCAGCTGGGCTCGATCGGCTCGTCTCCGTCCACAGCGCGTCTTCGCCGCACTGTGTCTTGCCTGCGCGTGCGCCCTGATCGTGTGGATGTTCACTCCCGACGAAGCCGGCACCGCAGTCGTCGTGGCGCGATCCGATCTGGCTCCCGGCGCGGAGCTGACCGCACAGGATCTCACTCTCACTGACTTCCCTCCCGACCTCGTCCCTGACAAGGCGTTCACCTCTGTCGATGAAGCCGAGGGGCGCCACACCTCAGCGGGATTGTCGAAGGGGTCGCCCCTGACTGAAACGATGGTCCTCGACCAGCAGGCACTGCCGAAAGGCGGCAAGGACCTGCTCATGCCGATCCGTCTGGCCGATGATGCCTCGGCTGCCCTGCTTCAGCCCGGTCAGCAGATTCGGCTCTTCTCATCCCTGCCCGACGGCGGTTCCGAAGTCGTCGTTGAAAAGGTGACGATCGCCCGCCTCGTGGATAAGCCGGACGGAATTGCCGCTGAATCAGGGCAGCTTGTATCTGTCATCCTCACTGCGGAGGATGCCGGGCGTGTTGCCGAATTCGCCGGCCTGCCGATCAGCTTCGCCATCCTGCCTCGCTGA
- a CDS encoding putative immunity protein, with translation MILPEVRDPRMITVRRGGSLTDDHHSLLALWAADCAEHVLPIFESVCLDDVRPRAAIAAAREWAAGTTPMMTARATGGHAMGAARPLRGPARFAAYAAGQAACVGHVAEHDLGAAAYAIKAARGPSGTDLNAGRTERDWQRERLPAEVRDLVLEDQAARDSICWSVFSA, from the coding sequence GTGATCCTCCCCGAAGTCCGAGACCCGCGGATGATCACCGTTCGCCGAGGCGGATCGCTGACCGACGATCACCACAGCCTTCTCGCGCTGTGGGCGGCCGACTGCGCTGAGCACGTCCTCCCCATCTTCGAGTCGGTCTGTCTTGACGATGTACGCCCGCGTGCGGCCATCGCTGCCGCTCGAGAGTGGGCTGCGGGCACCACGCCGATGATGACCGCCCGTGCGACCGGCGGCCACGCCATGGGTGCGGCCAGGCCATTGCGCGGACCCGCGCGCTTCGCTGCGTATGCGGCAGGACAGGCCGCCTGCGTCGGACACGTCGCCGAGCACGACCTCGGCGCGGCGGCTTATGCGATCAAGGCCGCGCGCGGCCCCTCGGGTACGGACCTCAATGCGGGACGAACTGAACGAGACTGGCAGCGTGAGCGGCTACCGGCCGAGGTGCGTGATCTCGTGCTTGAGGATCAGGCGGCCCGGGACTCCATCTGCTGGTCGGTGTTCTCCGCCTGA
- the mscL gene encoding large conductance mechanosensitive channel protein MscL yields the protein MLKGFRDFILQGNVVELATAVIIGGAFTAIVTAFSDKIINPLIAAVGGAEGPALSFQIKPNVPETTIDLGAVITAAINFLIVAAIVYFIIIVPMNKLNELRKRGVPEEEVPPTTEDLLGDIREILRNQTAAATGPAEGPATDGPIDPNQPPRH from the coding sequence ATGCTTAAAGGCTTCAGAGACTTCATTCTCCAGGGGAATGTCGTCGAACTCGCAACCGCGGTCATCATCGGCGGTGCCTTCACCGCGATCGTCACTGCGTTCTCTGACAAGATCATCAACCCGCTCATCGCCGCCGTCGGCGGCGCCGAGGGCCCGGCGCTTTCGTTCCAGATCAAGCCGAACGTCCCGGAGACGACCATCGACCTGGGCGCGGTCATCACTGCGGCCATCAACTTCCTCATCGTCGCCGCCATCGTCTACTTCATCATCATCGTGCCGATGAACAAGCTCAACGAGCTGCGTAAGCGCGGAGTGCCCGAGGAAGAGGTTCCTCCGACCACCGAGGATCTGCTCGGCGACATCCGCGAGATCCTGCGCAACCAGACCGCTGCTGCCACCGGACCTGCTGAGGGCCCGGCAACCGACGGACCGATCGATCCGAATCAGCCGCCGCGTCACTGA